TGGTCTCCTCCCACCGGTTCTGGTCCGGGCCGGTCACCGTCACCGTGTTGAAGCCCGGCTGGACGATCTGATCGAAGACCAGGTCGATCCGATCCGGTGCGGTGTCGATCTCGGCGCCGTTCTCCGGGCTGCTGTCGATGAGGACGTTGTGCGCCGAGGCGGGCGTGGCGGTGCCGACCATGCCGAGACCGATCACCGCCGCCGCGAGCACCCAGGCGACGCCGCGTCGCATGGTCATCGCCTCCTCGCCCGCAGCATCGCTCCGATGCCGAAGCCGACGCCGAGCGCGCCGACGACCAGACCGCCGCCGCCGAGCAGTCGGGCGGTGTCGTCCTGGGCACCGCTCGCGGTCACGGCGTCCTCCGACTCCGCGTCGCCGGATTCGGTGCCCCGCGTGGTCGTTCCGTGGCCGTCACCGTGGCCGTGCCCCCCGTCGCCTTCGACGAGGGTGAGCATCGGCGCGGGCCGAGCGGGCTCCTCGCCGTCCTCCGTCGGGGGCTCGTCCCAGGCCACGACCTCGCCGCTGTCATAGGTCTGCACGGCGGGCATGACGAAGTGGTCGGTGTCCGTGGGAAGCCCGCCCAGGCTCAGGGAGAACTCCTGAAACTCATCGGGGGCGATCCCGGCGCCGTCCTCGGCGGTCCAGGTGATGGTGCTGACGGCGGGCTCCTGGTCCGACTCCTCGGACTCCTCGAAGCGTTCGACCTCCACCGTCCAGCCCGGCTGGGGCCGGGTGCGGACGGACGAGAGCGGGTACTCGGCGGGGAAGCTGACCGAGACGCTCACCGTGCCTGCGTCCGGCCGCTCGTTGGGGACCCGCAGCGCGAAGGTGGCGAACCCGCCCGAGGTCGCCTCGTCGGGGACGGCGGTGACGTGGGCGAGGGCCGTGCCCGCCCCCGCGAGGCCGAAGACGCCGGCCAGAGCGAGGGCTCCGCCGAGCCTACGGGCAGTGCAAAATGTCGACATGTCGCTTTCTCTCCTGGCGGCAGTGATCCCGCACCGTGTCGGCGGGACCGAGGTGACGTACTGCGTGGAGAGTCGGCGGACCGCGCCGGGTGTTGGCCCGTCGGGCGAGTACCTGGTCGTGGCGAGACTGGCCGCTGGTCAACGGTGTGAGCGTGCCCCGCAGAGCGGGAACGACGAGGGGTTCGCCCGTCAACAGCCTGCGGAGCCTTGCCACGCTGCGGGCGAAGGCCCCGACTCCTCGGCACAGCACCCGCTCGGCCTGAGTCAGCAGGAGGGCACCGACGATGGTGGCCGCAGCATGCGCGCCCACCATGAGAAGCGGATCGAGTTCCGCCGTCACCGCGGTCGCCGAGTGACCGTGGGCGCTCAGCGCCTCCAACAGCAGGTGCATCCCCAGCTGGGCGGCGGTCAGCGTCAGCAGCGTGGCGCGCAGACTCCGGCTGCGATTCGGCGCGGCGAGCAGCGCCGCCGCGAGTAGTGCGGTAAGAACCAGCGTGAGGCCGAGGCCGGGCGCGGACCCGCCCGCGAGGGCATGTGCAGACACGGAGAGTGACGATGCGAGGCCGGTCGTCAGCGCGTCGCCGAGCGTTCGCGGCGCCGGCCGATCACCTCCTGACACCCCTCTCACGTCGGCAAGCCTATGTGTCGTTTCGATGACACCCCGCGTGGGCCTGGTTGCTTCTGCGAGCGTCGTGAGCAACGGTGGAGTCCCTTGACGGCATGCTTCTCACTCAGAGCACGCGCTGTGTGCTCTGAGTAATGGGCGTGCCTCCCGTAGAGAGGAGGGGCGCCCCTGACCGGGCGTCGCACATGAAGTGACGACAGAAGACCCTGATAGCGATCGATCACTCGGCACCGCCGATGCCCCGACCACGTCACACGCCGCGACCAGAACCGCGCGGCCGACGACGGACTGGGTCGTGTTCGGCATCTCGGCGGTGCTCGCGTTGGCGTTCCTGGCGTGGGGAATGCTGGACACCAGCGGACTCGGTGACTTCTCCGGCTCCGCCCTCGGCTGGCTGATGACCAACACCGGCTGGGTGTTCGTGCTGGCGGCCTCCGGCT
This genomic stretch from Actinoalloteichus hoggarensis harbors:
- a CDS encoding YcnI family protein — protein: MSTFCTARRLGGALALAGVFGLAGAGTALAHVTAVPDEATSGGFATFALRVPNERPDAGTVSVSVSFPAEYPLSSVRTRPQPGWTVEVERFEESEESDQEPAVSTITWTAEDGAGIAPDEFQEFSLSLGGLPTDTDHFVMPAVQTYDSGEVVAWDEPPTEDGEEPARPAPMLTLVEGDGGHGHGDGHGTTTRGTESGDAESEDAVTASGAQDDTARLLGGGGLVVGALGVGFGIGAMLRARRR